A window of Bacillus sp. DX3.1 genomic DNA:
GCCAAGTGCTTTGAATATAGCGTCTTTGTCCCAATTCATATATCAAGTATAAGCAACCATATGGTTGCCGTCAACAATAGGCAACTGTAAAGTTACATGATAAAGGAACCGTATTATGCAATCTTAACAAGTTAAAGTCACATAATTGTAATTTTGAACCATTACAGAAATATAAACTGAATTTCAACAAAAAAGTGCATCAATCCTCAATGGGGATCAAGTTAAATTTATAAGCACCTTGTATGTCTTTTATTTTTAACACGTTCTTATTCAACTATCCTGCTTCTATAGTTAAAGAAAAAAATCCTGTAGAAAAAAACAGGATTTTTAAACAAACTTTATTATAAATTATCAATCTTTATTTTAAATAATCGAACTTTTTTTAATATGATCAATCTTTTTTATAAAGCTACAGAAAGCTTCTAAAGTTGTTTGAGCTAAAATTAAATAACTTTATTATCAGTATACATATACTCTATTTTTGGAACCATAACTTTGCCAAAAAACAAAAAGAACCATAACCTTGCCATTTCGGCAAAGTTATGGTTCAAATCACACAAAAATAAAAAAACCACCAAATATGTATTGGTGGAGACGGTGGGAGTCGAACCCACGTCCAAAAATATCGGCACTTAAGCTTCTACGAGTGTAGTCGATATATTGGCATTTCGCGAACTCTTCGGCCTATCGACAGGCTTCTGAATTGCTAGTCTGATTATTCTCTTCCTTCGCCCTCAGACGGCGAACTCCGGCGTAGCTCACTTAGTTTGAGTCCCTTACCCTACCACATGAGCGATGGAGGGAGGAACCTTTAGTGCAATTAAGCAGCTAAAGAAAGATTGTTTTGTTTGCCAGTTATTGGCTGTGACGTTTTAACGAGGCCGATCCCCTCGACTCGCAACTTAAGCTCGAACTATCCCTGTCGAATCCGTAACGTCCCCATGATAGAAATGGAGCGCACGAAGAAGTATTCGTGATAGCTACTAATGAGCTGTTTTTCAAAGTTCAACTGACCTTACAAGAATTATTATAGCATACGTTCGTCGTTTTACAAATGTAAATTTCTGTATTACATTTTTTGACGATCGCGGAATGCACGTGCAATTTCACGTTTTGCTTCTTTCTCTTTTAAATCATGGCGCTTATCATATTGTTTCTTACCTTTTGCTAAACCAAGTGCCATTTTCGCAAATCCATTTTTCAAATAGATTCTAACTGGAACTAACGAATAACCTGTCTCTTTTGAATAACCCATAAGCTTTTCGATTTCTTTTTTATGAAGAAGTAACTTTCTTGTGCGAAGCGGATCGTGATTGAAACGATTCCCTTGTTCATATGGACTAATGTGCATATTGTGCACCCATACTTCACCATTTTGCACACGTGCGAACGCATCCTTTAAGTTAACACGCCCAGCGCGAATTGCCTTAATTTCCGTTCCTTGAAGGACAAGCCCTGCTTCGTATGTTTCTTCAATGAAATAATCATGAAATGCTTTTTTATTCTGTGCAATAACCTTACCGCTACCTTTTGGCATTATCTGTCCCTCCTCTATTTTTACTATTGTAACAAAAGATAATGAAAAGCGGAAGTGGCTCGCTCAGAATGTGAGGGGGATGGAGCTTCTAACTTAGAGGCGCTCTTTGCCTCTAAGTCAGAAGCGAAGCCACCAAACATTCTAGCCACTGGAGCTGGATCCCATAAAAAGCGAAAGTGGCCCGCCTGTAATTAAAACGAAGCCACCATCTTCTTACTTACGCTTTTTCTTTTTCTTCTTAAATCCTGGTACATTCTCAAAGAATGGCTTTTTCTTCTTGCCATCTTTTTGCGCTGGGCGACCAGATGATCCATTTCCTTGACCACCGCGTTCATTATTACGTCCACCACTGCGTCCACTGCCGCGCCCTTCGTTACGTTCGTCGCTGCGTCCGTTACGTTTCCTTCTGCCGCCTTTTGGCTGTTCAATGACAACCGGACGATCTTTATATTTACGTTTCACACTGCCTTTCATGCCAACGATTTCAAAGTCGATTGCACGCTCTTCTTTGTTGACATTGACAACGCGAATCGTAATTTCGTCACCGATGCGGAAGATGTTACCTGTACGCTCACCAATCATCGCAAAATGCTTCTCATCATAGCGATAATAATCATCTGTTAAATAACTAACATGGACAAGACCTTCAATTGTATTTGGCAGTTCGACAAATAAACCAAAGTTTGTGACAGAGCTAATCATACCGTCGTACTCTTCACCAATCTTATCAAGCATATATTCTGCTTTTTTCAGTTCATCTGTTTCACGTTCTGCTTCAACAGCACGGCGCTCCATATTAGAGGAATGCTCAGCGATGTCCGGTAAATTTTCACGCCATTTCGCTTGCGTTTCGTTATCTACTTTACCGTTAATGATATACGTGCGGATTAATCTATGCACAATTGAATCTGGATAACGACGAATTGGTGAAGTGAAGTGCGTATAGAATTCTGTTGATAAACCGAAATGGCCTAGGCTATCCGCGTCATAACGAGCTTGCTTCATAGAACGAAGCATAACTGTTGAAATCACCACTTCTTCTGGCTGCCCTTGTACCATTTCAAGAATTTGTTGCAGAGCACGAGGATGTACTTCATTCGCACGCCCTTTCACCGCATAACCAAAGTTTGTTACAAACTCGAAGAAACGTTCTAGTTTATCTTCTTTCGGATCTTCATGAACACGATACATAAACGGCACGTTCATCCAGTGGAAATGTTCTGCCACTGTTTCATTAGCAACAAGCATGAATTCTTCAATTAACTTTTCAGCTACAGAACGATCACGCATAACAACGTCTGTTGGTTT
This region includes:
- the smpB gene encoding SsrA-binding protein, with the translated sequence MPKGSGKVIAQNKKAFHDYFIEETYEAGLVLQGTEIKAIRAGRVNLKDAFARVQNGEVWVHNMHISPYEQGNRFNHDPLRTRKLLLHKKEIEKLMGYSKETGYSLVPVRIYLKNGFAKMALGLAKGKKQYDKRHDLKEKEAKREIARAFRDRQKM